In Phragmites australis chromosome 17, lpPhrAust1.1, whole genome shotgun sequence, the following are encoded in one genomic region:
- the LOC133897138 gene encoding PTI1-like tyrosine-protein kinase 3, giving the protein MRRWFCCTQFHASYREHENELPFSPDEKEGNGFAHKSDLTKAAPPIEVPELSFEELKEKTDNFGSKALIGEGSYGRVYYAILDSGKHVAVKKLDASTNPELDNEFLTQVSLASKLKHDNFVEMLGYCVEGNQHLVAYEFATMGSLHDILHGRKGVPGAQPGPALDWMQRVKIAIDAAKGLEYLHEKVQPSIVHRDIRSSNVLLFEDYKAKIADFNLSNQSPDMAARLHSTRVLGTFGYHAPEYAMTGQLTQKSDVYSFGVVLLELLTGRKPVDHTMPRGQQSLVTWATPRLTEDMVKQCVDPRLKGEYPPKGVAKLAAVAALCVQYESEFRPSMSIVVKALSPLLQHKPQPPPAVAPDTTRPSDA; this is encoded by the exons ATGCGCCGATGGTTTTGCTGCACTCAATTTCACGCATCATATCGTGAACATGAAAATGAACTTCCCTTCAGTCCGGATGAGAAAGAAG GAAATGGTTTTGCTCACAAAAGTGATCTCACAAAAGCAGCTCCTCCTATTGAAGTTCCTGAATTATCATTTGAAGAACTGAAAGAAAAGACTGACAATTTCGGATCAAAGGCTTTGATTGGTGAAGGATCATATGGAAGAGTGTATTACGCTATTCTAGACAGTGGAAAACATGTTGCTGTTAAAAAACTTGATGCTTCGACAAACCCTGAACTTGATAATGAGTTTTTGACGCAG GTATCCCTTGCCTCAAAATTAAAACATGATAATTTTGTGGAAATGCTTGGATATTGTGTGGAAGGAAATCAGCATTTAGTGGCCTACGAATTTGCTACAATGGGTTCTCTACATGATATTTTACATG GGAGAAAGGGTGTTCCAGGTGCACAGCCTGGCCCAGCACTTGACTGGATGCAGCGGGTTAAGATTGCTATAGATGCTGCTAAAGGGCTAGAGTATCTTCATGAGAAGGTCCAGCCTTCGATAGTCCATCGGGACATACGATCTAGCAATGTTCTTCTGTTTGAGGACTACAAAGCGAAAATTGCAGATTTTAATCTTTCAAATCAGTCCCCAGACATGGCTGCTCGTTTGCATTCTACTCGTGTCCTTGGAACCTTCGGCTATCATGCTCCAGA GTATGCCATGACTGGCCAGCTAACTCAGAAAAGTGATGTATATAGCTTTGGAGTTGTTCTTTTAGAGCTTCTAACAGGAAGGAAACCGGTAGATCATACAATGCCTAGAGGTCAGCAGAGTCTGGTTACATGG GCAACACCTCGATTAACTGAGGACATGGTGAAACAATGTGTTGATCCAAGATTAAAGGGAGAGTATCCTCCAAAGGGAGTTGCCAAG CTTGCAGCGGTGGCGGCACTCTGTGTGCAATACGAATCTGAGTTTAGACCCAGCATGAGCATTGTAGTCAAGGCACTCTCTCCCCTTCTTCAACATAAACCGCAACCGCCACCGGCTGTTGCTCCTGATACAACACGACCTTCAGATGCCTGA
- the LOC133897139 gene encoding calcium-dependent protein kinase 22-like, with protein MGGCCSAIAASKLKMMRRGRGAAVVLPVTSREGPCCSPDNNVAGKERKKGKKHAFILGPGAADPDFARRYRLGAELGRGEFGVTRRCEDAATGEALACKTIRRKRLLLRRVGPDAVDVRREVEITRRMSELGGGRVVQLREACEDDDGVHLVMELCEGGELFDRIFARGHYTERAAAKLARTIVEVVQLCHENGVMHRDLKPENFLFVDKSEDSPLKAIDFGLSVFFKPGDRFTEVVGSGCYMAPEVLKRSYGPEIDVWSAGVILYILLCGFPPFWGDSDEKIAQSILQGGINLQRDPWHKVSQHAKDLVRKMLDPNPSTRLTAKQVLEHPWLKNANKAPNVSLGEVVRSRLKQFSAMNKFKKKALGVVAMNLPVEEIEKYTQMFHTMDKDNDGNLSLEELKEGLQINGHPVPETEIKMLLEAGDIEGNGALDCEEFVTVLLHIKKMSNEEYLPKAFKFFDKDGNGFIEMEELMEALGDGGLGPNDQVVNDIISEVDKDKDGRISYPEFELMMKAGSDWRNASKRYSRANFSSLSRRLCQGTL; from the exons ATGGGTGGTTGCTGCTCCGCCATCGCGGCCTCCAAGTTGAAGATGATGCGCCGCGGCCGGGGCGCCGCGGTCGTCCTCCCCGTCACCAGCCGCGAGGGCCCGTGCTGCTCCCCCGACAACAACGTCGCCGgcaaggagaggaagaagggcAAGAAGCACGCCTTCATCCTGGGTCCCGGCGCCGCCGACCCAGACTTCGCGAGGCGGTACCGGCTGGGCGCGGAGCTCGGGCGCGGGGAGTTCGGGGTGACGCGGCGGTGCGAGGACGCGGCCACGGGGGAGGCCCTGGCGTGCAAGACGATCCGGCGGAAGCGCCTGCTGCTGCGCCGCGTGGGGCCCGACGCGGTCGACGTGCGCCGCGAGGTGGAGATCACGCGGCGCATGTCGGAGCTCGGCGGCGGAAGAGTGGTGCAGCTCCGTGAGGCTTGCGAGGACGATGACGGCGTGCACCTCGTCATGGAGCTCTGCGAGGGCGGCGAGCTCTTCGACCGCATCTTCGCGCGCGGACACTACACCGAGCGCGCCGCCGCCAAGCTCGCCCGCACCATCGTCGAGGTCGTACAG CTGTGCCACGAGAACGGAGTGATGCACCGGGACCTGAAGCCGGAGAACTTCCTGTTCGTGGACAAGTCGGAGGACTCACCTCTCAAGGCCATCGACTTCGGGCTCTCGGTGTTCTTCAAGCCTG GGGATCGGTTCACCGAAGTGGTTGGCAGCGGGTGTTACATGGCTCCAGAGGTTCTCAAGAGAAGCTATGGGCCAGAGATAGATGTGTGGAGTGCCGGCGTCATCCTCTACATCCTTCTCTGCGGATTCCCTCCGTTCTGGGGAG ACTCCGACGAGAAAATTGCGCAGTCGATACTCCAGGGAGGAATTAACTTACAGAGGGATCCATGGCACAAGGTCTCCCAGCATGCAAAGGATCTTGTCAGGAAGATGCTTGACCCGAATCCTTCTACCCGGTTGACAGCAAAGCAAGTCCTTG AGCATCCTTGGCTCAAGAATGCCAATAAGGCCCCAAATGTGTCGCTCGGAGAGGTTGTTCGATCCAGGCTGAAGCAGTTCTCGGCCATGAACAAGTTCAAAAAGAAGGCACTTGGA GTCGTCGCCATGAATTTACCGGTGGAGGAGATTGAAAAATACACTCAAATGTTCCATACGATGGATAAGGACAATGATGGTAATTTGTCACTTGAGGAGCTGAAGGAGGGCCTCCAGATAAACGGTCATCCTGTACCGGAGACAGAGATAAAGATGCTGTTAGAAGCT GGTGACATAGAAGGAAATGGCGCATTAGATTGCGAGGAGTTTGTAACAGTATTACTTCACATTAAAAAGATGAGCAATGAGGAGTATCTACCTAAAGCTTTCAAGTTCTTCGACAAAGATGGGAATGGTTTTATTGAAATGGAGGAGTTGATGGAGGCTTTAGGTGATGGTGGATTAGGGCCTAATGATCAAGTGGTTAATGATATTATTTCCGAAGTTGACAAGGATAAG GATGGTCGTATCAGCTATCCGGAGTTTGAATTGATGATGAAAGCTGGATCAGACTGGAGGAATGCCTCTAAGCGATACTCAAGAGCAAATTTCAGTAGCCTCAGTCGTAGGCTGTGCCAAGGAACTTTATGA
- the LOC133897140 gene encoding uncharacterized protein LOC133897140 has translation MRSPSLLSQCLAGLLSHDRAAAHCVNIVPEREAHLPSPAVEIVPSKNVHPYKYAGENIEMHGMDIFKGKVSVVDIVGLSKSDIVTSKGEGPSKCCESSIDLVNVLKDEIRDGLLTFRSKQVLELGCGYGLPGIFACLKGASTVHFQDPSAETIRCKTIPNVLANLEQAQDKQSHHQGSPLTPSRQQLPQDIHFYAGEWEDLHTVLSVIQEDEVDASSGVGLGFCEDDPLDGYNSQDGNNICHETSSRQSRKLSGSRAWERGNETSTVDGGYDIVLVNEIPYSASSLQNLYSLIKKCLRPPYGVLYLAARKNYIGSSSAVRQLRALVDEEGAFRVHLVSEPPEREIWKFFFK, from the exons ATGCGGTCACCGTCGCTGCTGTCGCAGTGCCTGGCTGGCTTGCTGTCTCACGACAGGGCTGCAGCTCACTGCGTCAACATCGTACCCGAGAGGGAGGCGCACCTGCCTTCGCCAGCAGTTGAGATTGTCCCATCAAAG AATGTTCATCCATACAAGTACGCAGGTGAGAACATTGAAATGCACGGCATGGACATATTCAAG GGAAAGGTCAGTGTTGTTGATATTGTTGGACTATCTAAATCAGATATTGTAACATCAAAAGGTGAAG GGCCTTCGAAATGCTGCGAGAGTTCTATTGATCTAGTAAATGTACTTAAGGATGAGATCCGTGATGGCCTATTGACATTCAGAAGCAAACAGGTTTTAGAG CTTGGCTGTGGATACGGGCTTCCTGGCATATTTGCCTGCCTGAAG GGAGCTTCAACAGTACATTTTCAGGATCCTAGTGCTGAAACAATAAGGTGCAAAACAATACCCAATGTACTTGCTAACCTTGAACAGGCTCAAGACAAGCAGAGTCACCATCAAGGAAGCCCCCTTACTCCATCCCGTCAACAACTACCTCAAGATATCCATTTCTATGCCGGGGAGTGGGAGGATCTTCACACAGTTCTGTCAGTAATTCAAGAGGACGAGGTGGATGCATCATCAGGTGTAGGGCTAGGCTTCTGTGAAGATGACCCTTTGGATGGATACAACAGCCAGGATGGGAACAATATTTGCCATGAAACTTCATCAAGGCAATCAAGAAAACTATCAGGCAGTCGTGCATGGGAGAGGGGAAATGAGACTAGCACTGTAGATGGTGGATATGACATAGTGTTAGTCAATGAAATCCCTTACTCTGCAAGCTCTCTTCAAAACCTCTATTCGCTCATAAAAAAG tGCCTGCGGCCACCATATGGAGTGCTGTATCTTGCTGCAAGGAAGAACTACATTGGATCAAGCAGCGCAGTGCGGCAGCTGCGAGCATTGGTGGATGAGGAAGGCGCATTCCGCGTGCACCTTGTCTCTGAGCCCCCTGAGAGGGAGATCTGGAAATTCTTCTTCAAATAG
- the LOC133897141 gene encoding protein farnesyltransferase/geranylgeranyltransferase type-1 subunit alpha-like, with amino-acid sequence MEHAESGPGGWPELADVVPVPQDDGPSPVVPIAYRDDFREVMDYFRALYFPGERSPRALRLTAEAIELNPGNYTVWHFRRLILEALDSDLLEEMNFVDKLAESNPKNYQIWHHKRWLAEKLGPDVANKEHEFTMKILAIDAKNYHAWSHRQWVLQALGGWEGELQYCNHLLEEDVFNNSAWNQRYFVITRSPLLGGLTAMRDSEADYTIEAILANPQNECPWRYLKGLYKGENNLLVADERISGVCLKVLKNNWSCVFALSFLLDLLRMGLQPSDELKGTIEAMKNSDPETADADLVTAVCSILQKCDPLRVNYWSWYKTTLSSQTS; translated from the exons ATGGAGCACGCTGAGTCCGGCCCCGGCGGTTGGCCGGAGCTGGCTGACGTGGTGCCGGTGCCGCAGGACGACGGGCCCAGCCCCGTGGTCCCCATCGCCTACCGCGACGACTTCCGCGAGGTCATGGACTACTTCCGCGCCCTCTACTTCCCCGGCGAGCGCAGCCCCCGCGCCCTCCGCCTCACCGCCGAGGCCATAGAGCTCAACCCCGGCAACTACACC GTCTGGCATTTCAGGCGCCTTATTCTGGAGGCACTGGATTCTGATTTACTGGAAGAGATGAATTTTGTCGACAAACTAGCTGAAAGCAATCCGAAAAATTACCAAATCTG GCATCACAAGAGATGGCTCGCTGAGAAATTAGGGCCAGATGTTGCAAATAAAGAACATGAATTCACAATGAAGATACTTGCTATTGATGCTAAAAATTACCATGCTTGGTCTCATAGGCAG TGGGTTCTTCAAGCATTGGGTGGATGGGAGGGTGAACTGCAGTACTGCAACCATCTACTTGAGGAAGATGTCTTCAATAATTCAGCTTGGAATCAG AGATACTTTGTAATAACAAGATCACCGCTTCTTGGTGGCCTTACAGCGATGCGTGATTCAGAAGCAGATTACACAATTGAGGCCATTCTGGCAAACCCTCAGAATGAATGCCCCTGGAGATACCTCAAGGGTCTATACAAGGGTGAGAATAACTTGCTAGTAGCTGACGAGCGCATTTCCGGTGTTTGTCTCAAGGTCCTAAAGAATAATTGGAGTTGTGTGTTTGCTTTGAGCTTTCTGCTCGATCTTCTTCGCATGGGTTTGCAGCCTTCAGATGAACTCAAAGGAACTATTGAAGCAATGAAGAACTCTGATCCTGAAACGGCAGATGCTGATCTTGTGACTGCTGTTTGCTCTATCCTGCAGAAATGTGATCCCCTGCGGGTAAATTATTGGTCTTGGTACAAGACCACTCTTTCTTCACAGACCTCCTGA